One window from the genome of Penaeus monodon isolate SGIC_2016 chromosome 2, NSTDA_Pmon_1, whole genome shotgun sequence encodes:
- the LOC119578218 gene encoding uncharacterized protein LOC119578218, whose protein sequence is MARKKARVAKLSSIRPKQKLSRILQRLGGTVSYPESRPTRVTRSKVEGKEEAANEKSNEEEDPKVKPDEEKQSETKTETTKGNSPEAAPAGPSNRLIRKKEERKKFIMKRVVRVRKG, encoded by the exons ATGGCACGGAAGAAGGCCAGGGTGGCTAAACTCTCCTCCATACGTCCAAAACAAAAGCTGTCAAGGATTTTGCAAAG ACTGGGTGGCACAGTATCATATCCAGAAAGCAGACCAACCAGGGTAACACGTAGCAAAGTTGAAGGCAAGGAAGAGGCTGCCAATGAGAAAAGCAATGAAGAGGAGGATCCAAAGGTAAAGCCTGATGAAGAAAAGCAAagcgagacaaagacagagactaCAAAGGGGAATTCCCCAGAAGCAGCCCCTGCAGGGCCTTCCAATAGActgataaggaagaaggaagagagaaagaagttcaTTATGAAAAGAGTTGTCAGAGTTAGAAAAG GATAA